Proteins encoded by one window of Procambarus clarkii isolate CNS0578487 chromosome 55, FALCON_Pclarkii_2.0, whole genome shotgun sequence:
- the LOC123755426 gene encoding vitelline membrane outer layer protein 1, with the protein MVTLALLLSLLSQVRGAPNVLDVTQTLTLENGLDRGTWGNVDLCPLGSFAFAFEIKFAELGHLDDTALTGIRLYCGDFNGSPTGTVSSSEATYGEWQGPRQCASGKYLKSMRGQVVPEQGEFGDDLGLYDAQMSCSDGQVLDGLELSARLPLKSNKQQQLRVTEDGRVVEVVHLKTGLREGRVKLVGDGVWSLWAECSGTSRICGLQTRVEPDETFTDDAGVCDLIMFCCSY; encoded by the exons ATGGTCACTCTGGCGCTCCTGCTGTCTCTGCTCTCTCAGG TTAGAGGGGCACCGAACGTCTTGGACGTGACACAGACTCTAACGTTGGAGAACGGCTTAGACAGAGGAACGTGGGGCAATGTGGACCTCTGTCCCCTTGGATCCTTCGCCTTCGCTTTTGAAATCAAG TTCGCGGAGTTGGGCCACTTGGACGACACGGCACTGACGGGTATTAGGCTGTATTGTGGAGACTTCAACGGTAGCCCAACCGGCACCGTTTCCAGCAGCGAGGCgacctatggagagtggcaag GACCGCGGCAGTGTGCGTCAGGTAAATACCTGAAGAGCATGCGAGGCCAGGTGGTGCCAGAGCAGGGAGAATTCGGTGACGACCTCGGTCTCTACGACGCCCAGATGTCCTGCTCAGACGGTCAGGTTCTCGACGGTCTGGAGCTCTCAGCCCGCTTGCCCCTgaag AGCAATAAGCAACAGCAGCTGAGAGTGACGGAAGATGGAAGAGTGGTTGAGGTCGTTCACTTGAAGACTGGGCTAAGAG AAGGAAGAGTGAAGTTAGTGGGTGACGGAGTGTGGAGTCTCTGGGCCGAGTGCTCTGGCACCAGCAGGATCTGTGGCCTGCAGACCAGGGTGGAGCCAGACGAAACCTTCACTGACGACGCTGGAGTTTGCGACCTCATCATGTTCTGCTGTAGCTACTAG